A portion of the Streptomyces sp. NBC_00376 genome contains these proteins:
- a CDS encoding acyl-CoA dehydrogenase family protein: protein MNLELSEEQEAVRQLAKDFVAREVAPHVVAWDRAENVDKSIVKKLGSVGFLGLTVPEEYGGSGGDHLAYCLVTEELGRGDSSVRGIVSVSLGLVTKTIAAWGDEEQKRHWLPRLTAGEAIGCFGLTEPDTGSDAGNLTTKAVRDGADYVVNGSKTFITNGTWADVVLLFARTNDTPGHKGISAFLVPTDSPGLSRRTIHGKLGLRGQATAEVVLEDVRVPASALMGPEGKGFSIAMSALAKGRMSVAAGCVGIAQAALDAAVGYAGEREQFGKSIASHQLVQELISDISVDVDAARLLTWRVADLVDRGEDFATAASKAKLFASEAAVRAANNALQVFGGYGYIDEYPVGKLLRDARVMTLYEGTSQIQKLIIGRALTGVSAF, encoded by the coding sequence ATGAACCTGGAGCTCAGCGAGGAGCAGGAAGCCGTCCGGCAGCTCGCCAAGGACTTCGTCGCCCGTGAGGTCGCCCCGCACGTCGTGGCGTGGGACCGGGCCGAGAACGTCGACAAGTCGATCGTGAAGAAGCTGGGCTCCGTCGGCTTCCTCGGGCTGACCGTCCCCGAGGAGTACGGCGGCTCCGGCGGGGACCACCTCGCCTACTGCCTGGTCACCGAGGAGCTCGGGCGCGGCGATTCCTCGGTCCGGGGCATCGTCTCCGTCTCCCTCGGCCTCGTCACCAAGACCATCGCCGCCTGGGGCGACGAGGAGCAGAAGCGGCACTGGCTGCCGAGGCTCACCGCCGGCGAGGCGATCGGCTGCTTCGGCCTCACCGAGCCGGACACCGGCTCCGACGCCGGGAACCTGACGACGAAGGCCGTCCGGGACGGTGCGGACTACGTCGTCAACGGCAGCAAGACGTTCATCACCAACGGCACCTGGGCCGATGTCGTGCTGCTCTTCGCCCGCACCAACGACACCCCCGGCCACAAGGGCATATCCGCCTTCCTGGTCCCCACCGACAGCCCCGGCCTCAGCCGCCGCACCATCCACGGCAAGCTCGGCCTGCGCGGCCAGGCCACCGCCGAGGTGGTCCTGGAGGACGTCCGGGTGCCCGCCTCGGCGCTCATGGGGCCGGAGGGCAAGGGCTTCTCCATCGCCATGTCCGCCCTGGCCAAGGGGCGGATGTCGGTCGCGGCCGGCTGCGTCGGCATCGCACAGGCCGCCCTCGACGCGGCCGTGGGCTACGCGGGCGAGCGCGAGCAGTTCGGCAAGTCCATCGCGAGCCACCAGCTCGTCCAGGAACTCATCAGCGACATCTCCGTGGACGTCGACGCCGCCCGGCTGCTGACCTGGCGGGTGGCGGACCTTGTCGACCGCGGCGAGGACTTCGCCACCGCCGCCTCCAAGGCGAAGCTCTTCGCCTCCGAGGCCGCCGTCCGCGCCGCCAACAACGCGCTCCAGGTCTTCGGCGGATACGGCTACATCGACGAGTACCCGGTCGGCAAGCTGCTGCGCGACGCCCGGGTGATGACGCTGTACGAGGGCACCAGCCAGATCCAGAAGCTGATCATCGGCCGCGCGCTCACCGGGGTCTCCGCCTTCTGA
- the ppk2 gene encoding polyphosphate kinase 2: MTRNTGKPTGAERTEQRDAKKTGQRDAKNKTAGDREAMLDALTEAARYGGSGLEGFRVADSGDDDPVLVTPEGRARDAWRENYPYDRKLGRRAYEKSKRALQIELLKLQHWVKERDERLVILFEGRDAAGKGGTIKRFTEHLNPRGARVVALEKPTERERTQWYFQRYTAHLPSAGEIVLFDRSWYNRAGVERVMGFCSTREYLEFMHQAPGFERMLARDGIHLVKFWFSVSRNEQRNRFMIRQIDPVRQWKLSPVDLASLDKWDAYTEAKELMLFHTDTADAPWTVVKSNDKKRARLEAIRHVLHRFDYPDKDTAVAHEPDPLIVGPASRLFEQGEMDARLLTTHRAVGP; encoded by the coding sequence ATGACGCGGAACACCGGGAAGCCGACCGGCGCTGAGCGGACGGAGCAGCGGGACGCGAAGAAGACGGGGCAGCGGGACGCGAAGAATAAGACGGCCGGGGACCGGGAAGCCATGCTGGACGCGCTCACCGAGGCGGCCCGGTACGGCGGCTCCGGGCTCGAAGGCTTCCGGGTGGCCGACAGCGGCGACGACGATCCGGTCCTGGTGACGCCCGAGGGCCGGGCCCGGGACGCCTGGCGGGAGAACTACCCGTACGACCGCAAGCTCGGCCGCAGGGCGTACGAGAAGTCCAAGCGCGCCCTCCAGATCGAACTGCTCAAGCTCCAGCACTGGGTGAAGGAGCGCGACGAACGCCTCGTCATCCTCTTCGAGGGACGGGACGCGGCCGGCAAGGGCGGCACGATCAAGCGGTTCACCGAGCACCTCAACCCCCGTGGCGCGCGGGTGGTGGCGCTGGAGAAGCCCACCGAACGCGAGCGCACCCAGTGGTATTTCCAGCGGTACACGGCACATCTGCCGTCCGCCGGGGAGATCGTGCTGTTCGACAGGTCCTGGTACAACCGGGCCGGTGTGGAACGGGTGATGGGGTTCTGCAGCACCCGCGAGTACCTCGAATTCATGCATCAGGCACCGGGCTTCGAGCGGATGCTCGCCCGGGACGGCATCCACCTGGTGAAGTTCTGGTTCTCCGTCTCCCGCAACGAGCAGCGCAACCGGTTCATGATCCGCCAGATCGATCCGGTACGGCAGTGGAAACTCAGCCCGGTCGACCTCGCCTCGCTGGACAAGTGGGACGCGTACACGGAGGCCAAGGAGCTGATGCTGTTCCACACGGACACGGCGGACGCGCCTTGGACCGTGGTGAAGAGCAACGACAAGAAGCGGGCCAGGCTGGAGGCGATCCGGCATGTGCTGCACCGCTTCGACTACCCGGACAAGGACACGGCGGTGGCCCACGAGCCGGACCCGCTGATCGTGGGCCCGGCCTCCCGGCTCTTCGAGCAGGGCGAGATGGACGCCCGGCTGCTCACCACGCACCGGGCGGTCGGCCCTTAG
- a CDS encoding TetR/AcrR family transcriptional regulator, which translates to MARPRKPLLSRDRIVETASALVDSEGLDAVSTRRLAAELGVSGPSLYNHFRNKDEILDAVADAVSTQVDLSMFDESDTRDWRAALHDWAVSYRAALTEHPHIVPVLAQGPGRRPAGLRVADAVFGAMVRAGWPPAQATYIGALMRYFITGSALGSFARGFVDDETAYDPADYPHLGQAHLLAERGRKIDEGAFETGLRALVDGLSAQYELLAPGGTVRPAPKRP; encoded by the coding sequence ATGGCCCGACCGCGCAAGCCCCTCCTCAGCAGAGACCGCATCGTCGAGACGGCGAGCGCACTCGTGGACTCCGAGGGGCTCGACGCCGTCTCCACCCGTCGGCTCGCGGCCGAACTCGGAGTCAGCGGACCCTCGCTCTACAACCACTTCCGCAACAAGGACGAGATCCTGGACGCGGTCGCGGACGCCGTGTCCACGCAGGTCGACCTGTCGATGTTCGACGAGTCGGACACCCGCGACTGGCGCGCCGCCCTGCACGACTGGGCCGTCTCCTATCGTGCGGCGCTCACCGAGCACCCGCACATCGTTCCGGTGCTGGCCCAGGGGCCGGGCCGCAGGCCGGCCGGACTCCGGGTCGCCGACGCGGTGTTCGGCGCGATGGTCAGGGCCGGCTGGCCGCCCGCCCAGGCCACGTACATCGGGGCCCTGATGCGCTACTTCATCACCGGTTCGGCACTGGGCTCCTTCGCCCGCGGCTTCGTCGACGACGAGACGGCGTACGACCCCGCCGACTACCCGCACCTCGGCCAGGCCCATCTGCTGGCCGAGCGGGGCCGGAAGATCGACGAGGGGGCCTTCGAGACCGGGCTGCGGGCCCTGGTCGACGGCCTCTCGGCCCAGTACGAACTGCTGGCACCAGGCGGAACGGTTCGGCCCGCACCGAAGCGTCCCTGA
- a CDS encoding Zn-dependent alcohol dehydrogenase, whose amino-acid sequence MVRAAVLPAVSAPLEITGIELPEPGPGQVRVALAAAGVCHSDLSLSDGTMRVPVPAVLGHEGAGTVVAVGEGVGHVAPGDGVVLNWAPSCGSCHACALGEVWLCANALNGAGAVHARRADDGSELHPGLNVAAFAEETVVSAGCVLPVPDGIPLTDAALLGCAVLTGYGAVHHSAKLREGETVAVFGAGGVGLAALQAARIAGASRIVAVDVSPQKEELARRAGATDYVVASENTAREIRALTGKQGVDAAIECVGRAATIRTAWESTRRGGRTTVVGIGGKDQQVTFNALELFHWGRTLSGCVYGNSDPARDLPVLAAHVREGRLDLSALVTERITLDGIPAAFDNMIAGKGGRALVVF is encoded by the coding sequence GTGGTCCGCGCCGCCGTACTGCCCGCCGTCTCAGCTCCCCTGGAGATCACCGGCATCGAACTCCCGGAGCCCGGCCCCGGTCAGGTGAGGGTCGCCCTCGCCGCCGCCGGGGTCTGTCACTCCGACCTCTCGCTGTCCGACGGCACCATGCGGGTGCCCGTCCCCGCCGTCCTCGGCCATGAGGGCGCGGGCACCGTCGTCGCGGTCGGCGAGGGCGTCGGCCATGTGGCACCCGGCGACGGCGTCGTCCTCAACTGGGCGCCTTCCTGCGGGAGCTGTCACGCCTGTGCGCTGGGCGAGGTCTGGCTCTGCGCGAACGCCCTGAACGGTGCGGGCGCCGTGCACGCCCGGCGCGCGGACGACGGCAGCGAACTGCACCCCGGACTCAACGTCGCCGCGTTCGCCGAGGAGACGGTCGTTTCCGCCGGCTGCGTCCTGCCCGTGCCGGACGGCATCCCGCTCACCGACGCGGCCCTCCTGGGCTGCGCGGTCCTCACCGGATACGGCGCCGTGCACCACTCGGCGAAGCTGCGCGAGGGCGAGACGGTCGCGGTGTTCGGCGCCGGGGGAGTGGGGCTGGCCGCGCTCCAGGCCGCCCGCATCGCCGGTGCCTCGCGCATCGTCGCGGTCGACGTCTCCCCGCAGAAGGAGGAGCTGGCCCGCCGGGCCGGTGCCACCGACTACGTGGTGGCCTCGGAGAACACCGCGCGTGAGATCCGGGCCCTCACCGGCAAGCAGGGGGTGGACGCCGCCATCGAGTGCGTGGGCCGCGCCGCCACCATCCGTACCGCCTGGGAGTCGACCCGGCGCGGCGGCCGGACCACGGTCGTCGGCATCGGCGGCAAGGACCAGCAGGTCACCTTCAACGCCCTGGAGCTCTTCCACTGGGGCCGCACCCTCTCCGGCTGCGTCTACGGCAACTCCGACCCCGCACGGGACCTGCCCGTCCTGGCCGCCCACGTCCGGGAGGGCCGCCTCGACCTGAGCGCCCTGGTGACCGAGCGCATCACCCTCGACGGCATCCCGGCGGCGTTCGACAACATGATCGCGGGCAAGGGCGGCCGGGCCCTGGTGGTCTTCTGA
- a CDS encoding DMT family transporter has protein sequence MTTPPVPTPAAAHRDWRATAAACTTVVLWASAFVSIRSAGEAYSPGALALGRLLAGSLALGVLLVVRREGLPSRAAWPGIIWSGLLWFGLYMVVLNWGEQQVDAGTAAMVVNIGPLLIALLGARMLGEGLPGRLLAGMAVSFAGAAVVGLSMSGDGGASVLGVALCLLAAVAYATGVVRQKPALRHGSALQITTFGCLVGTVACLPFSGALISDAADAPLSATLNMVYLGLFPTALAFTTWAYALARTTAGRMGATTYAVPALVVLMSWLVLDEVPAPLTVGGGLLCLAGVAVSRMRPQTGLTRKDPAPPVEGRRHDAEHREADRR, from the coding sequence ATGACCACACCCCCTGTCCCCACCCCCGCCGCCGCCCACCGCGACTGGCGGGCCACCGCCGCGGCCTGCACCACGGTGGTGCTCTGGGCCTCCGCCTTCGTCTCCATCCGCAGCGCCGGCGAGGCCTACTCGCCCGGTGCGCTCGCCCTCGGCCGGCTGCTGGCCGGCTCGCTGGCGCTCGGCGTGCTCCTGGTGGTGCGGCGCGAGGGGCTGCCTTCGCGGGCCGCCTGGCCGGGGATCATCTGGTCCGGGCTGCTCTGGTTCGGGCTGTACATGGTGGTGCTCAACTGGGGCGAGCAGCAGGTCGACGCGGGCACGGCCGCGATGGTGGTGAACATCGGACCGCTGCTGATCGCGCTGCTCGGTGCCCGGATGCTGGGCGAGGGGCTGCCCGGCAGGCTGCTGGCGGGCATGGCCGTGTCGTTCGCGGGCGCCGCGGTGGTGGGGCTCTCGATGTCGGGGGACGGCGGTGCGTCGGTGCTCGGCGTGGCTCTGTGCCTGCTGGCCGCCGTGGCGTACGCGACCGGGGTGGTGCGCCAGAAGCCCGCGCTGCGGCACGGCTCCGCGCTGCAGATCACCACCTTCGGCTGCCTGGTCGGCACCGTCGCCTGTCTGCCGTTCTCCGGTGCGCTGATCTCCGACGCCGCCGACGCACCGCTTTCCGCCACCCTGAACATGGTCTATCTGGGTCTCTTCCCGACCGCGCTGGCCTTCACCACCTGGGCCTACGCGCTCGCCCGGACCACGGCGGGACGGATGGGCGCCACCACTTACGCGGTGCCGGCGCTGGTGGTGCTGATGTCCTGGCTGGTGCTGGACGAGGTGCCCGCGCCGCTCACCGTCGGCGGCGGGCTGCTCTGCCTGGCCGGGGTGGCGGTCTCCCGGATGCGTCCGCAGACTGGCCTGACGCGAAAAGATCCGGCACCGCCGGTGGAGGGACGCCGACATGACGCGGAACACCGGGAAGCCGACCGGCGCTGA
- a CDS encoding ArsR/SmtB family transcription factor, which translates to MARMAHPDPAAPRLAALAALLADETRAAFCLALLDGRAWTAGELARYASVAPSTASEHLGKLVAGGLLAEERQGRHRYLRLSDERIAHLVEDLAAHVVPGSAPVRPRTLGAASADSAMARGRTCYDHLAGRIGIAIADAMTVRGLLAQDTGFALTGEGLRWFDELGIGLETGSRRPLVRSCLDWTERRPHLAGVAGAALCRHALDAGWCVRIGSGRAVKATPAGERALYERLGIEPETIR; encoded by the coding sequence ATGGCACGCATGGCACACCCCGACCCGGCAGCGCCCCGGCTCGCCGCCCTGGCCGCGCTCCTCGCCGACGAGACCCGCGCGGCCTTCTGCCTGGCCCTGCTCGACGGCCGCGCCTGGACCGCCGGCGAGCTGGCCCGGTACGCCTCCGTGGCACCGTCGACCGCCAGCGAACACCTCGGCAAGCTCGTCGCGGGCGGGCTGCTGGCCGAGGAGCGGCAGGGCCGCCACCGCTATCTGCGGCTGTCCGACGAACGGATCGCGCACCTCGTCGAGGACCTGGCGGCCCACGTCGTCCCCGGCTCCGCGCCTGTGCGGCCGCGCACCCTGGGCGCGGCGAGTGCGGACAGCGCGATGGCCCGCGGCCGCACGTGCTACGACCACCTCGCGGGTCGGATCGGCATCGCGATCGCCGACGCCATGACCGTACGGGGGCTGCTGGCCCAGGACACCGGCTTCGCGCTCACCGGCGAGGGTCTGCGCTGGTTCGACGAGCTGGGCATCGGCCTGGAGACGGGTTCGCGGCGTCCCCTCGTGCGGAGCTGCCTGGACTGGACGGAGCGCAGGCCGCACCTGGCCGGAGTGGCGGGCGCCGCGCTGTGCCGCCATGCGCTGGATGCCGGGTGGTGCGTACGGATCGGTTCCGGGCGTGCGGTGAAGGCCACCCCGGCCGGGGAGCGGGCGCTGTACGAACGCCTCGGCATCGAGCCGGAAACAATTCGGTAG
- a CDS encoding aldehyde dehydrogenase family protein, translated as MKAHDGMYIGGEWRIAAGTDTIAVIDPADEQIIAHVPAGTAEDVDAAVRAARAALPAWAATAPAERAARIAALRDVLVARKDEIAATVTAELGAPLPFSQAVHAGVPVLVAGSYAELAASYAFEEKVGNSTVYAEPVGVVGAITPWNYPLHQIVAKVAPALAAGCTVVLKPAEDTPLTAQLFAEAVHEAGVPAGVFNLVTGLGPVAGQALAEHDGVDLVSFTGSTAVGKQIGATAGAAVKRVALELGGKSANVVLPSADLARAVAVGVANVMGNSGQTCSAWTRMLVHTSRYDEAVALAAEAAAKYGDRIGPLVNAKQHARVRGYIEKGVAEGARLVAGGPEAPREQGYFVSPTVFADVTPEMTVAQEEIFGPVVSLIRYEDEDDALRIANGTVYGLAGAVWAGDEAEAVAFARRMDTGQVDINGGRFNPLAPFGGYKQSGVGRELGSHGLAEYLQTKSLQF; from the coding sequence ATGAAGGCCCACGACGGTATGTACATCGGCGGCGAGTGGCGCATCGCCGCGGGCACGGACACGATCGCGGTGATCGATCCGGCGGACGAGCAGATCATCGCCCATGTTCCGGCCGGCACCGCCGAGGACGTCGACGCCGCGGTACGGGCCGCCCGCGCCGCGCTCCCCGCCTGGGCGGCCACCGCGCCCGCCGAGCGGGCCGCGCGGATCGCCGCCCTGCGCGACGTGCTCGTCGCCCGCAAGGACGAGATCGCCGCGACCGTCACCGCCGAGCTCGGCGCGCCGCTGCCGTTCTCGCAGGCGGTGCACGCGGGCGTGCCGGTCCTGGTGGCCGGTTCGTACGCCGAGCTCGCCGCCTCGTACGCCTTCGAGGAGAAGGTCGGCAACTCCACCGTGTATGCCGAGCCGGTCGGCGTCGTCGGCGCGATCACCCCGTGGAACTACCCGCTGCACCAGATCGTCGCCAAGGTCGCCCCCGCGCTCGCGGCGGGCTGCACGGTCGTCCTCAAGCCCGCCGAGGACACCCCGCTGACCGCCCAGCTCTTCGCCGAGGCCGTCCACGAAGCGGGCGTCCCCGCAGGAGTGTTCAACCTGGTCACCGGCCTCGGCCCGGTCGCCGGACAGGCGCTGGCCGAGCACGACGGCGTCGACCTGGTCTCCTTCACCGGCTCCACCGCCGTCGGCAAGCAGATCGGCGCCACGGCGGGCGCGGCCGTCAAGCGCGTCGCCCTCGAACTCGGCGGCAAGTCCGCCAACGTCGTCCTGCCGAGCGCCGACCTCGCCAGGGCCGTCGCCGTGGGCGTCGCCAACGTCATGGGCAACTCCGGCCAGACGTGCAGCGCCTGGACCCGGATGCTGGTGCACACCTCCCGGTACGACGAGGCGGTCGCGCTCGCCGCGGAGGCGGCCGCCAAGTACGGCGACCGCATCGGCCCCCTCGTCAACGCCAAGCAGCACGCACGGGTGCGCGGCTACATCGAGAAGGGGGTGGCGGAGGGCGCCCGCCTCGTCGCGGGCGGCCCCGAAGCCCCGCGCGAACAGGGCTACTTCGTCAGTCCGACCGTGTTCGCCGACGTCACCCCGGAGATGACCGTCGCCCAGGAGGAGATCTTCGGCCCAGTCGTCTCGCTCATCCGCTACGAGGACGAGGACGACGCCCTGCGCATCGCCAACGGCACCGTGTACGGCCTCGCGGGCGCGGTCTGGGCGGGAGACGAGGCCGAGGCGGTGGCGTTCGCCCGCCGGATGGACACCGGGCAGGTGGACATCAACGGCGGCCGGTTCAACCCGCTCGCCCCGTTCGGCGGCTACAAGCAGTCCGGCGTCGGCCGCGAACTCGGCTCCCACGGGCTCGCGGAGTACCTCCAGACCAAGTCCCTCCAGTTCTGA